Proteins found in one Stigmatella aurantiaca genomic segment:
- the msrB gene encoding peptide-methionine (R)-S-oxide reductase MsrB, whose product MNWRLKGWWAGLLVAPVVALATGEVNKTEKEWRKQLTPQQFHVLREKGTERAFSGAYWNHHAEGTYHCAACGQPLFSSEAKFDSGTGWPSYWQPLASGAVKLHEDTSLFMTRTEVVCSRCGGHLGHVFDDGPAPTGLRYCINSVSLSFQKKP is encoded by the coding sequence ATGAACTGGCGACTCAAGGGGTGGTGGGCTGGATTGCTCGTGGCTCCCGTGGTGGCGCTTGCCACCGGCGAGGTGAACAAGACGGAGAAGGAGTGGCGCAAGCAACTGACGCCGCAGCAATTTCACGTGTTGCGCGAGAAGGGGACCGAGCGAGCCTTCTCAGGGGCGTACTGGAATCACCACGCGGAGGGCACGTACCACTGTGCCGCCTGTGGCCAGCCCCTCTTCTCCTCGGAGGCCAAGTTTGATTCGGGCACGGGGTGGCCCAGCTACTGGCAGCCGCTCGCCTCGGGAGCGGTGAAGCTCCACGAGGACACGAGCCTGTTCATGACGCGCACGGAGGTGGTGTGTTCGCGCTGTGGGGGGCACCTGGGCCATGTCTTCGACGACGGACCTGCCCCCACGGGCCTGCGCTACTGCATCAACTCCGTGTCCCTGTCCTTCCAGAAGAAGCCCTGA